Proteins co-encoded in one Pirellulales bacterium genomic window:
- a CDS encoding caspase family protein yields MKTCSVFLSLALAVTLLATAAAEEPRARALIIGLNEVDADHYGSTLSLRGCHNDAFGIEGIVRQIGGYEQVDVLIDKQATVAKVTSLIREAAATLPAGSLFFFSIAGHGSQLEDLNQDERINNNYDNLDETWLLYDRMWIDDERGLLWKEFAPGVRIVVVADTCHAGTSHRNLAGGALINDCGFGSSIFKELLQRAPTSDLQILDFSRMLSNDEAFLGELRSTRSRSELTGEDEGRTASARGFDYKIGTATRTIANLSRAVRSIDRRDAAAIYGRNRAVYDPVLTDPQLAQGDRTPIQASLILLAACQDFQTADDGASNGAFTGALLSQWHRGFQGTYQSFLDEIKAQMFTQYNQIPNYVYYGARDDDFELKARTPFQP; encoded by the coding sequence ATGAAAACCTGTTCTGTTTTCCTATCCCTGGCCTTGGCGGTCACCCTGTTGGCAACCGCCGCCGCCGAAGAACCGCGTGCCCGGGCACTGATTATCGGTCTGAATGAAGTCGACGCGGATCACTACGGTTCGACGCTTTCCTTGCGAGGTTGCCACAACGATGCCTTCGGCATTGAAGGCATCGTGCGACAAATTGGCGGCTACGAACAAGTCGACGTGCTGATCGATAAGCAGGCCACCGTCGCGAAAGTAACTTCGCTCATCCGCGAGGCTGCTGCGACACTCCCCGCAGGGAGCTTGTTTTTCTTTTCCATCGCCGGGCATGGATCTCAGCTTGAAGATCTCAATCAGGATGAGCGGATCAACAACAACTACGATAATCTTGATGAAACCTGGCTGCTCTACGATCGTATGTGGATCGACGACGAGCGAGGTCTGCTATGGAAAGAGTTCGCCCCGGGGGTGCGTATCGTGGTCGTTGCCGACACGTGCCACGCGGGGACGTCACATCGCAATCTTGCCGGTGGAGCGTTGATCAACGACTGCGGCTTTGGTAGTTCGATCTTCAAAGAGCTTTTACAGCGGGCCCCTACAAGCGATCTGCAGATCCTCGATTTCTCGCGGATGTTGAGTAATGACGAGGCTTTTCTGGGTGAACTGCGCTCGACCAGGTCGCGGAGCGAACTGACCGGCGAAGATGAAGGGCGTACCGCGAGTGCGCGGGGATTCGACTATAAAATCGGCACGGCGACGCGGACAATTGCGAATCTGTCGCGTGCGGTGCGTTCCATAGATCGCCGCGATGCCGCGGCCATCTATGGACGAAATCGCGCCGTCTATGATCCCGTGCTCACCGACCCGCAGTTGGCGCAGGGCGATCGGACGCCGATCCAGGCCTCGCTCATCCTGCTGGCGGCCTGCCAGGATTTCCAAACGGCTGACGATGGCGCCTCGAACGGCGCGTTCACCGGCGCGCTCCTGTCACAGTGGCATCGTGGCTTCCAGGGGACGTACCAGAGCTTCCTCGACGAAATCAAGGCGCAGATGTTTACGCAATACAATCAGATCCCGAATTACGTCTACTACGGCGCTCGGGACGACGATTTCGAGTTGAAAGCCCGCACGCCGTTTCAACCGTAA
- a CDS encoding sigma-54-dependent Fis family transcriptional regulator, whose protein sequence is MNPSVFTPPRNAAAAAFPIDSTDWVLGRTPAIRRIAQHAQRVAEVECTVLISGETGTGKELWASLIHRLGPRSQAPLVPVNCAALTVSLAESQLFGHERGAFTGAAGSSLGVFRAAEGGVVFLDEVGEMPLELQPKLLRVLQQREVTPVGASRPSKVDVQVIVATNRDLEAEVAAGRFREDLYYRLNMVELKVPALRDRMEDLPEFVEFFARRFAEQYKRPLWRPTGDELRSFCEYRWPGNIRQLAHAIEQSYVLDCAPILPEQPRSTEGELPLPHLNLNRLRNEAVRQALRTTRGHKGRAAKLLGIHANTLTRLLAQLDLEQDEAALNAAEN, encoded by the coding sequence ATGAATCCATCAGTATTCACACCTCCGCGGAATGCTGCCGCCGCTGCATTCCCCATCGATTCTACCGATTGGGTCCTCGGGCGCACGCCTGCGATTCGTCGGATCGCTCAACACGCACAGCGCGTGGCCGAAGTCGAATGCACCGTGCTGATCTCGGGTGAGACAGGCACCGGCAAAGAGCTTTGGGCGTCGCTGATCCATCGCCTGGGACCACGTTCGCAGGCCCCGCTGGTGCCGGTCAACTGTGCCGCACTCACGGTGAGCCTGGCCGAGAGCCAACTGTTCGGGCACGAACGCGGTGCGTTCACCGGCGCCGCCGGCAGCTCGCTCGGTGTCTTCCGCGCGGCCGAAGGCGGGGTCGTTTTCCTCGACGAAGTCGGCGAAATGCCGCTCGAATTGCAGCCCAAGCTGCTCCGCGTGCTGCAGCAGCGCGAGGTGACCCCCGTGGGGGCGTCGCGGCCATCGAAGGTCGACGTGCAGGTGATCGTGGCCACGAATCGCGATCTCGAGGCCGAGGTCGCCGCGGGCCGCTTCCGCGAGGATCTCTACTACCGCCTCAATATGGTGGAGTTGAAGGTTCCCGCCTTGCGCGACCGGATGGAAGATCTGCCCGAATTCGTCGAATTTTTCGCCCGGCGCTTCGCCGAGCAATACAAGCGTCCGCTGTGGCGTCCGACCGGCGACGAGTTGCGCAGCTTTTGCGAGTACCGTTGGCCCGGCAACATCCGTCAGTTGGCCCACGCGATCGAGCAATCCTATGTGCTCGACTGTGCGCCCATTCTGCCGGAGCAGCCGCGGTCGACCGAAGGGGAATTGCCGCTCCCCCATTTGAATCTGAATCGCCTGCGCAACGAGGCCGTTCGCCAGGCACTTCGGACGACGCGTGGCCATAAGGGACGCGCCGCCAAGCTGTTGGGCATCCACGCCAATACGCTGACCCGGCTTCTCGCGCAGCTCGATCTCGAGCAGGACGAGGCCGCTCTTAACGCTGCTGAAAACTAG
- the lpxI gene encoding UDP-2,3-diacylglucosamine diphosphatase LpxI (LpxI, functionally equivalent to LpxH, replaces it in LPS biosynthesis in a minority of bacteria.): MSESCSTHHRSATPPRQPACRAAGEKIGLLAGWGDFPLDVARALKAQGYRTYCLGAADHADPKLAEICDHFQWIGLAKMGGGIRYFRQHGVRHVTMAGKIHKTILYQPWIWLKHLPDWRFIRRFYRHFILSDRDRRDDTLLRAIIDEFALDGIEFAPATNYAPELLVKYGQLTSRGVSTYEQRDIEFGWNIAKEMGRLDIGQSITIKGRAVLAVEAIEGTDECIRRTKPLCPSGGFTIVKVAKPQQDMRFDVPTIGLGTLRTMVESGARVLAIEAGRTIVLNQKEVVEFANRHKLTIVALEHEGRCELPVEEGPAADAA, from the coding sequence GTGTCCGAGAGCTGTTCCACGCACCATCGTAGCGCTACCCCGCCGCGCCAGCCGGCCTGCCGTGCCGCGGGAGAAAAGATCGGTCTGCTCGCCGGTTGGGGCGACTTTCCTCTCGATGTGGCCCGTGCGCTCAAGGCGCAGGGCTATCGCACCTACTGCCTGGGCGCGGCCGATCATGCCGACCCGAAGCTGGCCGAGATCTGCGACCACTTTCAGTGGATCGGGCTGGCCAAGATGGGAGGCGGCATCCGCTACTTTCGCCAACATGGCGTGCGCCATGTGACGATGGCGGGCAAGATCCACAAGACGATTCTCTACCAGCCCTGGATCTGGCTGAAGCACCTGCCCGACTGGCGGTTCATTCGTCGCTTCTACCGCCACTTTATCCTCTCCGATCGCGACCGCCGCGACGATACCTTGCTGCGGGCGATCATCGACGAGTTTGCCCTCGACGGCATCGAGTTCGCCCCCGCCACGAACTACGCTCCGGAGTTGCTTGTGAAGTATGGCCAACTGACCAGTCGTGGTGTTTCAACGTACGAGCAGCGCGACATCGAATTCGGCTGGAACATCGCCAAGGAGATGGGGCGGCTCGACATTGGGCAGAGCATCACGATCAAAGGCCGCGCCGTGCTCGCCGTCGAGGCGATCGAAGGGACCGACGAGTGCATCCGCCGCACGAAGCCCTTGTGCCCCTCGGGCGGGTTCACCATCGTCAAAGTGGCCAAACCCCAGCAAGACATGCGGTTCGACGTTCCCACGATCGGGCTGGGGACGCTCCGCACCATGGTCGAATCGGGGGCCCGGGTCCTGGCGATCGAGGCCGGCCGGACGATCGTCTTGAACCAAAAAGAAGTGGTCGAGTTCGCCAATCGCCACAAGCTGACGATCGTGGCGCTGGAGCATGAGGGGCGCTGCGAGTTGCCCGTGGAAGAGGGCCCGGCTGCCGACGCCGCCTGA
- the lpxD gene encoding UDP-3-O-(3-hydroxymyristoyl)glucosamine N-acyltransferase encodes MADRLAGLAELVGGEVRHGADLTILGAAPLADVRAGEITLVDAEEKLPRLAQTQAAAVVIPPALAAATMALPTIVVADPHAAFAKLVAHFHPPRQARRQGISPLAYVSPSAKLAVDVDVHAGASIGDEVEIGAGATIHSGAAIMAGCRLAAGVTVYPRAVLYENTVVGPRSIIHAGAVIGGFGFGYSFVEGRHALAPQLGHVELGADVEVGANTTIDRGTFGRTLIGEGTKIDNQVQIGHNCRIGRHNMLCSQVGIAGSTSTGDYVVMAGQVGVRDHVHIGEGSVLGAMSGVASDVPAGSRLLGIPATPEREQKLKQAALSKLPEMRRQMKQLEQTVQRLVERIELDETKQAA; translated from the coding sequence ATGGCGGATCGGCTGGCAGGATTGGCCGAATTGGTGGGTGGCGAAGTCAGGCACGGCGCCGACCTGACGATTCTGGGGGCGGCTCCCCTGGCGGATGTTCGGGCGGGCGAGATCACGCTCGTGGATGCCGAAGAGAAGTTGCCCCGCCTGGCACAGACGCAGGCCGCCGCGGTCGTCATCCCCCCCGCATTAGCCGCGGCCACGATGGCGCTTCCTACGATTGTCGTGGCCGATCCTCATGCCGCGTTCGCCAAGCTTGTGGCTCATTTTCATCCCCCGCGACAGGCTCGCCGCCAAGGCATTTCACCGCTGGCTTACGTCAGCCCGAGCGCCAAGCTGGCCGTCGATGTCGACGTCCACGCGGGCGCTTCGATCGGCGATGAGGTCGAGATCGGCGCCGGCGCCACGATTCACAGCGGCGCGGCGATCATGGCTGGCTGCCGCTTGGCCGCGGGCGTGACGGTCTATCCCCGGGCCGTGCTGTACGAAAACACCGTAGTCGGGCCGCGCTCGATCATTCATGCCGGCGCGGTGATCGGCGGCTTTGGTTTCGGTTACTCGTTCGTCGAGGGGCGCCACGCCTTGGCGCCGCAACTCGGCCACGTCGAGCTAGGCGCGGATGTCGAAGTCGGAGCCAATACGACCATCGACCGCGGCACGTTCGGTCGCACCCTGATTGGCGAGGGGACGAAGATCGACAACCAGGTGCAGATCGGCCACAACTGCCGCATCGGCCGACACAACATGCTCTGCTCGCAAGTCGGCATCGCCGGCAGCACCTCGACGGGGGACTACGTCGTGATGGCCGGCCAGGTCGGCGTGCGCGATCACGTACACATCGGCGAAGGCTCTGTGTTGGGAGCCATGTCTGGCGTGGCGAGCGACGTTCCCGCGGGCTCGCGGCTGTTGGGCATTCCAGCGACTCCGGAGCGCGAGCAGAAGCTCAAGCAGGCGGCCCTGTCGAAGCTGCCCGAGATGCGACGTCAGATGAAGCAACTCGAACAAACCGTGCAGCGGCTCGTCGAACGGATCGAGCTGGATGAGACGAAACAAGCGGCCTAG
- a CDS encoding site-2 protease family protein, protein MHLIAATGGFDFMYYVEYLLVILEVAFALGAVIFVHELGHFAVAKWCGVKCEKFYLGFDIYGLKLWKRQWGETEYGIGALPLGGYVKMLGQEDNPNRLAEEIERSKTPGAPAPVGGDAPNACEIAHAEAALHDPRSYLAKSVPQRMAIISAGVIMNLIFAFFCAMAAYVIGVDYTPSVVGSVLPGQPAWRADIRPGDEVLQIGNIANPRFKQDLRSEVAFGAKDGVKLVIQRPGVTEPINVTLRPDSETQLLPTIGVASLSTNVIHRPRHERDKRPAVLPDSAASRTTPPFQAGDEIISVDGAPVSNSAEIDAILSRMPDKTVQVVVRRPTVKAEPDTPTKPGEVATPAPYEEVKISLPPSPLRTLGLELGVGRITAIQDNSPAASAGLKVGDLITKIDGEPLGDALTLPGRLRDRAGQTVTLTVDRPDQNEPLQLTATLREPLSSDWPGVVVTENMAVGTGALGVAYKVDNKIARVAPDSPAAKAGLAAGEALVSASFLPPEDATAEQKQAFEKAKSLPFDNEHHNGAALFFAVQDYPPGTRVKLVVSKDGQEQPAVELLPAESSEQFNPARVYELMLEPLTATRKADSLGAAAGFALTETKDAVLQVYRFIRGLAKRHLSVKLLGGPISIATAAGMSAFEGPSELLLFLTMLSANLAVVNFLPIPLLDGGHMVLLLWEGIRGKPASERVTIALQYVGLCFILSLMLFVFSLDAGRLMGLDWVMQR, encoded by the coding sequence ATGCACTTGATTGCCGCCACCGGTGGCTTTGATTTCATGTATTACGTCGAGTACCTCCTCGTCATTCTCGAGGTGGCCTTTGCGCTGGGCGCCGTGATCTTCGTCCACGAACTGGGACACTTCGCCGTCGCCAAGTGGTGCGGTGTGAAGTGCGAGAAGTTTTACCTGGGCTTCGACATCTACGGGCTCAAGCTCTGGAAGCGCCAGTGGGGCGAAACCGAGTACGGCATCGGCGCACTCCCCTTGGGGGGCTACGTGAAGATGCTCGGCCAGGAAGACAACCCCAACCGTCTGGCCGAAGAGATCGAACGTTCGAAGACGCCGGGCGCGCCAGCCCCTGTGGGGGGCGATGCGCCGAATGCCTGTGAGATTGCCCACGCCGAAGCGGCGCTGCACGATCCGCGCAGCTACCTGGCCAAAAGCGTGCCGCAACGCATGGCGATCATCTCGGCCGGCGTGATCATGAACCTGATCTTCGCCTTCTTCTGCGCGATGGCGGCCTATGTGATCGGCGTCGACTACACCCCCTCGGTCGTGGGAAGCGTGCTTCCCGGCCAGCCCGCGTGGCGGGCCGATATCCGCCCCGGGGACGAAGTGCTGCAGATCGGCAACATCGCGAATCCTCGCTTCAAGCAGGATCTGCGCTCGGAAGTCGCCTTCGGCGCCAAGGATGGCGTGAAGCTGGTCATTCAGCGGCCGGGCGTGACCGAGCCGATCAACGTGACGCTTCGACCCGATAGCGAAACTCAATTGCTCCCCACCATTGGCGTGGCGAGTCTGAGCACGAACGTCATCCATCGTCCGCGTCATGAACGCGACAAACGTCCGGCCGTGCTGCCCGATTCAGCGGCCAGCCGTACGACGCCCCCCTTCCAGGCTGGCGATGAGATCATCTCGGTCGACGGCGCTCCGGTGTCGAACTCGGCCGAGATCGACGCCATTCTGTCGCGCATGCCCGACAAGACGGTCCAAGTGGTCGTGCGTCGCCCAACGGTGAAAGCCGAGCCAGACACGCCAACGAAGCCCGGCGAAGTGGCGACCCCCGCCCCCTACGAGGAGGTGAAGATCAGCCTGCCGCCGAGCCCGCTGCGCACGCTCGGCCTCGAGTTGGGGGTCGGCCGCATTACGGCGATTCAAGACAATTCACCTGCCGCCTCGGCTGGACTGAAAGTGGGCGACCTGATTACCAAGATCGATGGTGAGCCGCTGGGCGATGCCCTGACGCTCCCCGGGCGACTGCGCGATCGCGCGGGCCAGACCGTCACCCTGACGGTCGATCGCCCCGACCAGAACGAGCCCCTGCAATTGACGGCCACGTTGCGCGAACCGTTGTCGAGCGATTGGCCGGGCGTGGTCGTCACCGAGAACATGGCGGTGGGCACCGGCGCCCTGGGCGTCGCCTACAAGGTCGACAACAAGATTGCGAGAGTCGCGCCCGATAGTCCGGCCGCCAAGGCGGGGCTCGCCGCGGGCGAAGCACTCGTCTCGGCCTCGTTCCTGCCTCCCGAAGATGCGACCGCGGAGCAGAAGCAGGCCTTCGAAAAGGCCAAGTCCCTCCCGTTCGACAACGAGCATCACAACGGCGCGGCGCTCTTCTTTGCCGTGCAAGATTACCCCCCGGGCACGCGTGTCAAGCTCGTCGTGTCGAAGGATGGCCAAGAGCAACCGGCGGTCGAGTTGTTGCCGGCCGAATCGAGCGAGCAGTTCAATCCGGCCCGGGTGTACGAGTTGATGCTCGAGCCGCTGACGGCGACGCGCAAGGCCGATTCGCTCGGCGCGGCGGCCGGTTTTGCCCTGACTGAGACCAAGGACGCCGTGCTGCAGGTCTACCGCTTCATCCGCGGACTGGCCAAGCGGCACCTGTCGGTGAAGTTGCTCGGAGGGCCGATCAGCATCGCCACTGCGGCGGGCATGTCGGCCTTCGAAGGACCGTCCGAGTTATTGCTCTTCCTCACCATGCTCAGCGCCAACCTGGCCGTGGTGAACTTCCTGCCGATCCCCCTTTTGGACGGCGGCCACATGGTGCTGTTGCTGTGGGAAGGTATCCGCGGCAAACCCGCCAGCGAGCGGGTGACGATCGCCCTGCAATACGTGGGGCTGTGCTTCATCTTGAGTCTCATGTTGTTCGTCTTCTCGCTCGATGCGGGTCGACTGATGGGACTCGATTGGGTGATGCAGCGTTAA
- the dxr gene encoding 1-deoxy-D-xylulose-5-phosphate reductoisomerase encodes MDYPVTNVAVLGSTGSIGRSTLDVIAGSQGELRAVGLSGHRRCELLAQQAARHRPRWIAVCDGDAAAEADWSSLPPGTHLHVGAEQLERLAADDEVDVVVAAIVGSAGLRSTWAALEAGKSVALANKETMVVAGPLVTELASRRGARIVPVDSEHSAVFQALQAGRRDEVRRIVLTASGGPFRRHSREQLATVTVAEALAHPTWEMGPKITIDSATMMNKALEIVEARWLFDLRPEQIEVVVHPQSIVHSFVEFVDGSLVAQLGQPDMRLPIQYALTYPRRRPGVAPRLDLRSAMSLEFEPPDFDRFPALALGLEVARVGGTAGAVLNAANEAAVAGFLAGELGFTEIVPACRSVLEQHTFDPAPSLADLERLDRWAREEISRWVCT; translated from the coding sequence ATGGATTATCCCGTGACCAACGTCGCTGTGCTGGGATCAACGGGCAGTATCGGTCGCAGCACGCTCGACGTGATCGCCGGCTCGCAGGGCGAACTCCGCGCCGTGGGTCTCTCGGGGCATCGCCGTTGCGAGTTGCTGGCCCAGCAGGCGGCGCGACATCGTCCCCGCTGGATCGCCGTCTGCGATGGCGACGCGGCGGCCGAGGCCGACTGGTCCTCGCTTCCGCCGGGCACTCATCTGCATGTGGGGGCCGAACAGCTCGAACGTCTGGCGGCCGACGATGAGGTCGATGTCGTCGTGGCGGCCATCGTCGGCAGCGCCGGACTGCGCAGCACCTGGGCCGCGCTCGAGGCCGGCAAGTCGGTCGCCCTGGCGAACAAAGAAACCATGGTCGTGGCCGGACCGCTGGTGACAGAATTGGCCAGTCGGCGCGGCGCCCGGATCGTGCCGGTGGACAGCGAGCACAGTGCGGTTTTTCAGGCGTTGCAGGCCGGACGGCGCGACGAGGTGCGCCGCATCGTGCTCACCGCCAGCGGGGGACCCTTCCGCCGCCACTCGCGGGAACAATTGGCCACGGTCACCGTGGCCGAAGCACTGGCCCACCCCACCTGGGAGATGGGGCCCAAGATCACGATCGACTCGGCTACGATGATGAACAAGGCGCTCGAGATCGTCGAAGCCCGCTGGCTGTTCGATCTACGCCCCGAGCAGATCGAGGTGGTGGTCCACCCGCAGTCGATCGTCCACTCGTTCGTCGAATTCGTCGATGGCTCGCTGGTGGCGCAGCTTGGCCAGCCCGACATGCGCCTGCCGATTCAATATGCGTTGACCTATCCGCGTCGCCGCCCGGGCGTGGCGCCTCGGCTCGACCTGCGGAGCGCGATGTCGCTCGAGTTCGAGCCTCCTGATTTCGATCGTTTTCCGGCCTTGGCCCTGGGGCTCGAAGTGGCCCGGGTGGGAGGCACCGCCGGCGCGGTGTTGAATGCCGCCAATGAGGCCGCCGTGGCCGGCTTCCTCGCCGGCGAACTAGGCTTTACCGAAATCGTTCCGGCCTGCCGCAGCGTGCTGGAACAACACACCTTCGATCCGGCGCCGTCGCTGGCCGATCTCGAACGGCTCGATCGCTGGGCACGAGAGGAGATCTCCCGTTGGGTATGCACTTGA
- a CDS encoding HAD-IA family hydrolase: MSRSAPGSVDAVLFDAVGTLLHPRPTVDEAYYLGGVRYGSSRTAAELLPRFRAAFARSEAIDEERRDGVTSEAYERARWRQIVEEVFDDLADHESLFAHLWQHFALADHWRLFDDVTSCLTDLQARGMRLGVASNFDSRLRSICGDLAPLDRLPALFISSELGYRKPHAGFFRHIEQALGLSPDRLLMIGDTPTNDYYAALAAGWQALLIDRHDRHRDVPDEHRLRSLAELADRLP, from the coding sequence TTGTCTCGATCTGCGCCTGGGTCCGTCGATGCCGTATTGTTCGATGCCGTCGGCACGCTGCTGCATCCTCGGCCCACGGTCGACGAGGCCTACTATCTCGGCGGCGTCCGCTACGGTTCATCACGAACGGCCGCCGAATTGCTCCCCCGATTTCGCGCCGCCTTCGCCCGCTCGGAGGCGATCGATGAAGAACGCCGCGATGGCGTCACCAGCGAGGCGTACGAGCGCGCACGCTGGCGGCAGATCGTCGAGGAGGTGTTCGACGATCTTGCGGATCACGAGTCGCTCTTCGCGCATCTGTGGCAGCACTTTGCGCTGGCCGACCACTGGCGACTCTTTGACGACGTGACCTCTTGCTTGACCGATCTGCAAGCGCGCGGCATGCGCCTGGGGGTGGCGTCGAATTTCGATTCGCGTCTGCGCTCGATCTGCGGCGATCTGGCGCCGCTCGATCGCCTGCCGGCCCTCTTCATTTCGTCCGAGCTGGGCTATCGCAAGCCCCACGCAGGGTTCTTTCGCCACATCGAGCAGGCCTTGGGGCTGTCTCCCGATCGACTGTTGATGATCGGCGATACCCCGACGAACGACTACTACGCGGCGCTCGCCGCGGGTTGGCAGGCGTTGTTGATCGATCGGCACGATCGGCATCGCGACGTGCCCGACGAGCATCGATTGCGCAGCCTGGCGGAACTGGCAGATCGCTTGCCCTAG
- a CDS encoding class I SAM-dependent methyltransferase produces MAVVLLSSRAWAEDPAAVEDVVPPPLTHYKGREIAPTMGYLGAPWLVREERAREENSPKLLDALKVRPGQVICDLGCGNGYYSLDLARLVGPEGRILAVDIQPEMLHLLELRAKRAKLEHIEPIQGTFIDPKLPEGGVDLVLLVDVYHEFSHPEHMLQGIRRSLKPDGRLVLVEFREEDPTVPIKPLHKMSRKQILKELEPNGFRLVEAYEELPWQHVMFFVRDDAAEKSID; encoded by the coding sequence ATGGCGGTTGTTTTGTTGTCGTCTCGTGCCTGGGCGGAAGATCCCGCAGCGGTCGAAGACGTCGTTCCGCCACCTTTGACGCATTACAAGGGGCGCGAAATTGCGCCGACCATGGGCTACCTGGGAGCCCCCTGGCTGGTGCGCGAGGAGCGGGCCCGCGAAGAGAACAGCCCCAAGCTCCTCGACGCGCTCAAGGTTCGACCCGGCCAGGTGATTTGCGATCTCGGTTGCGGCAACGGTTACTACTCGCTCGATCTGGCGCGACTGGTCGGACCCGAGGGACGCATTCTGGCCGTTGATATTCAGCCTGAAATGTTGCACCTGCTCGAGCTGCGTGCCAAGCGTGCGAAGCTGGAGCATATCGAGCCCATTCAGGGCACGTTCATCGATCCCAAGTTGCCCGAAGGAGGTGTCGACCTGGTGCTTTTGGTCGACGTGTATCACGAATTTTCGCATCCCGAGCATATGCTGCAGGGCATCCGTCGCAGCCTCAAGCCCGACGGTCGCCTGGTGCTCGTCGAGTTTCGCGAGGAAGATCCGACCGTGCCGATCAAGCCGTTGCACAAGATGTCGCGCAAGCAGATCCTCAAGGAACTCGAGCCGAACGGGTTTCGTCTGGTCGAAGCCTACGAGGAACTCCCCTGGCAGCACGTGATGTTCTTCGTGCGCGACGACGCGGCCGAGAAGTCGATCGATTAG